The sequence below is a genomic window from Bos javanicus breed banteng chromosome 5, ARS-OSU_banteng_1.0, whole genome shotgun sequence.
ctcctttacctatttggaaccagtctgttgttccatgtccagttcgaactgttgcttcttgacctgtatacaaatttctcaggaggcaggtcaggtggtctggtattcccatctcttgaagaattttccacagtttattgtgatccacacagtcaaaggctttggcatagtcaataaagcagaagtagatgttttctggaactctcctgcttttttgatgatccagtggatgttgacaatttgatctctggttcctctgccttttctaaattcagctggaacatctggaagttcacggttcatgtactgttgaagcctggcttggggaatctTGAcattactagcatatgagatgagtgcagttatagtagtttgagcattctttggcattgcctttctttgggaacaAAAGGAAAACCGACCTTtaccagtcttgtggccactgctgagttttccaaatttgctggcatattgaatgcagcactttcacagcatcatcttttagaattttaaatagctgcactggaattccatcacctccactagttttgttcatagtggttcttcctaaggccccctggacttcacatgccaggatgtctggctccaggtcacaccatcatggttatctgggtcatgaagatctttttttgtatagttcttctgtgtattgttgccacctctttttaatatcttctgcttctgctaggtccataccatttctatcctttattgtgcccatctttgcatgaaatgttctcttggtatctctagttttcttgaagtgatctttagtctttcccattccattgtcttcctctatttctttgcattgatcactgaggaaagctttcttatctctcctgctattctttggaactctgcattcaaatggatatatttttccttttctattttgccatttgcatcatttcttttctcagttatttctaaggcctcctcagacaaccattttgcctttttgcatttcttttgcatttcttttcttgatcactacctcctgtacaatggcatgaacctccatctatagttcttcaggcattctgtctacctgatctaatcccttgaatctattctcacttccactgtataattgtaaggaatttgatttaggtcatacctgaatggtctagtggttttccttactttcttcaaattaagtctgaattcggCAGTAAGGAATTCAttatctgagtcacagtcagctcccagtcttgtttttgtattggTTATCAGCAACCAATTTTTATTGTGTGTTGGTTTTCCTGGGGTCCCCAAGGAAATCTTAGATATTTTTGATAAGAAAATCATGAATTCTTTCTTTGTAAATCTGGCATGTGTATTgggtttaaaaattttactttccaGCAACTAAATTTGTTGAACACAAATTATGGGGAGGTTAAATAGGGAAAAGTTGCAACacaatatgtttttatttgcatgctggcaaatgagaatttttattttgtttcaacaTCAGGTGAGCGATAACCCATCCCACAAATGTGAGTGCAAGGACACAGAGTGCATGAAGAGAAGTCAATATGAGCTTTTAGGTAATAGCAATTATTACGTCAAGACAGTACTGAGCTCTTTCATTTACATATGCTGGTACTTTCCTGCTTGACATTGGTCACAGAAGTTAAAAGAAGCAAGAACTTCACTGCACATCCCCAAATCAGCTGCCCAAAGAATTTAAGGTCAGAATATTGAAGGAATCACTACAGTGATATTAGACTTGGCTGTTTTTTTTCTAGACATGATAACTCTACTATCAACCATTTTTCCATCCTAGGAATAATACAATTTGTTCTGGGAAATTTTGCCAATGGCTTCATAGCCCTGGTGAACTGCATTGACTGGGTCAAGAGACAAAAGATCTCCTCAACTGATGTGATTGTCACTGCTATGGCAGTCTCCAGAATTGTTTTGTTCTGTGTAATGTTAATACATTGGTATTatattttgcttcatccagctttATATAGTCTAAAAGTAAGAACTATTTTTCATGTTGCCTGGACAATAAGCAATCATTATAGCACCTGGCTTGCTACTAGCCtcagtatattttatttgttgaagaTAGTCAATTTCTCCAGCCTAACTTTTCTTCACCTGAAGTGGAGAGTTAAAAGTATAGTTCTCATGATGCTTCTGGGAACTTCATTCATTTTGGTTTTACAAGTTGTAGTTATAAGCGTAAGTGGGACTATGCAGAGAAGTGAATTTGAAGGAAACTTCACACAGAAGACCAAACTGAGGGATATTTTATGGCTTTCACATGTGACCCTGCTCATTCTAGGAAACCTCACACCCTTTACTatgttcttaatatcttttctGCTACCAATCTTTTCCCTGTGGAAACATCTCAGGAAGATGCAGCTCAATGGCAAAGGATTCCAAGATCCCTGTACGAAGGTCCACATAAAAGCCATGCAAACTGTCATCTCCTTTCTCTTGCTATTTGCCTTTTACTTTCTGGTTCTAATCATATCAATCTGGAGGCCTAAAAAACTGCATGAGGAAccatttctcttgcttttcccaacAGTCAAAGTCATCTATCCTTCAGTCCACTCATTTATCCTGATTTGGGGAAACAGAAAGTTAACACAGGCCTTTCTGTTGTTTCTGTGGCAGCTGGGGTGCTGgctgaaagagagaaaataggtGGGTATCATGTGTCTTCTAGCAAAAAATGAATTGATGGAGTCTGTAACATTTTATACTTTCTACTCCTTTCTTAATTCTGTATGTCATTGAGTAATACCCACAGGTTTACCTAGAAAAGTTTTTCACCAAAGCTTATTACAAAaagtgtatttttgtgtgtgtttaagaaaATGGTGTTTACTTTACCATTAACTAAGATTTTTCAGGTAAGCAAcacaattttacaaaatattgtgCAATTGATCAGGGTGATGAAGCATTGTGTTTTTCACATATATCCATTGTTTGGATGGTAACGACTCTGAATTTTAAATTACACACTGAGGATGTATGGATGtcagatttggactataaagaaagctgagcactgaagaattgatacttctgaactgtggtgttggagaagactcctgagattcccttggacttcaaggatatccaaccagtccatcccaaagaaaatcagtcctgaatattcattggaaggactgatgctgaagcttggccacctgatgagaagagctgactcatttgaaaagaccctgatgccgggaaagattgaaggcagaaggagaagggggtaacagaagatgagatggttggatggcatcaccaacttgatggacatgagtttgagtaagctctgggagttgatgatggacagggaagtctggcgtgctacagtccttggggttgcaaagagtcagacatgactgagtgactgaagtgaactgaactgatgtatgttTGGGATAGATATTATTTCATCATGGATTCTTACTTCATAGTCAATGAGAGTAATTAGAAATGTTGTTAGGAAAGGAGAATCACCTTAAATTCAAAAGTAATAAACattttgtgtatattatatatgtgtgtaataaATTTCACTGAAGAATATTAGATTTTTATAAGTAGGCtaaaatcttagaaaaaaatgaaatcctaaGATAggggtgagcttccctggtaggtcagacagtaatgaatctgtctgcaatgcagagagacccacgtttgatccctgggtctggaaaatcacctggagaaggaaacagcaacccactccagtattcttggttggagaattccatggacagaggagcctggcgggccccagtccatggggtcacaaagagtaagacacgactgagggactaacacttccgTGATAGgggtgaagaagaaaaaaataatcatgacTTGTTTTTAATGCTGTAGCGTTATCACActcaggaaaataatttcttacaATTTTTGTATTATGATTAAaactatataatgaaatattaatacatttaatatataatagaaatTTTGTACCTTAGAGAATTTTTGTACTGTGTATCAGGATACATGTATACGAATGTCCCTGTCATTATTGTTCTGAGTAACTAGAGTTAAGACATCACCTGGACTTCCATCATTGGTAAGATGGATATAATAGAATGCTGGTATAAAACAATGTTATAcagcaatgaaataaaaagtagagCTACATGATGTCAGTAAAATTTATATAACAAAAGATCAACAAATTAGAGCTATATAGATAATAATGCACATTGGAAattgaggagaaatatcaagattAAAAAATTCACTGGAATTCCAGAcatacaaagttaaaaaataggTTGATGATAGTTTCTGAAGCATTACATTAGTGACAAAACTCTGAAGTAAAACAAATTAGTGATTACTATAGCAATTGGGAGTGTATGGagggtggagagagaagagaaatagtATCAATAGAAAGGAATATATGGGGGAGGGTCTAGATACCTGGTGAAATTCTGTATTATGAGTCAAATGTGAAAGGGGTATTAACACTATAATTTTTTGATTCCTAtgtatttgtatttccttttaatcTCTATAGGTATTATGTTTTACaataatgaatatgtatataaagcagaaaaagaaattattaaaaataatattaacctGAAACCACATATGGTAGTATGAAGCctgagttaaaatttaaaaataattttaattaatagaaaaaagGAAGACATGATACAAGAATTATAAATCCACattatttgtgctttttaaaaaattattaattttaattgaaggataattgctccacaatattgtgttggtttctgccatgcatcagcatgaatcagccataggtatacatgtgttttctccttcttgaacctTCCTTCCAGCTCCCATTAAAATCTCAAATTCAAAATATCTTAGTTTTCCTagacactttttgtttttttcaaatacCCACTCactcccgggtggtgctagtagtaaagaatctgcctgccaatgcaggagactcaagagacatgggttcagtctctgggttgggaagatcccctggagtaaggaatggcaacccactcccgtattcttgcctggaaaatcccatggacagaggagcctgatgggctacagtccatggtgttgcagaaagttggacacaactgagcacacacagacacacacacattttgagaGCAAAATTTAGTGAATTTCCTATGAACTAAACCTAGATATAAAAAATATGATAGTTTatcttaaaattaaataacaattTTGTGCTTCCATCTATAATCAATCACACACTAagaatgtgtgtgcgtgtgtatgtgtatgtacacgTGTGTTGATGcatatgtttttgttgttataaattttttagttccttgttagggaaaaaaagacatagaaaGGTAAATTTGTTACAACTCAATACACGTTTAGTGGAATGTTTGAAAATGTTTGTGCATATGTTGTTGTACTTTGACTGCTTAATAAATTACCTAGATTTAATCACAGTAGctagaaatataaataagcagGTGAGAGAACTTAGCTTGCTAATGATGgtattaaaatatgaaagaagatTGTATAGTgtattattgtatatatattttttcatttccatatgaaaattcaataaaaacaaagtacTGTTTGAGGTAACTTTAGCCATAATTGTCAGAAtgtaagtaaaggaaaaaaacagcaagTAAATCATTAGAGTATGTCAGTTTGACGTTGTTCTTGATGACGTAGTAGGTAAAGATAGTCTTTCATGCTAGCTCTGATGCTGAGAATGACTGAAGTACCTAATAGGAAAGATTGGCTAGTGTTCACCTGTCACAGTGAATTTTGCCACTTTGGAAACTGGATGATATCACATCTATTAGAGTTCTCCCATTTCACTGctgacatcatcatcatcacgAACTATGTCATTTAGTGATGCTTATAAATGTAACTTGGACAGTATCTAAGTAATTTCCTAAAGATTAACATTGTCTtagcctcagatcagatcagatcagtcactcagtcgtgtctgactctttgcgaccccatgaatcgcagcacgccaggcctccctgaccatcaccaagtcccggagttcactgagactcacatccatcgagtcagtgatgccatccagccatctcatcctctgtcgtccccttctcctcatgcccccaatccctcccagcatcagagtcttttccaatgagtcaactcttcgcatgaggtggccaaagtattggagtttcagcttcagcatcattccttccaaagaaatcccagggctgatctccttcagaatggactggttggatctccttgcagtccaagggactctcaagagtcttctccaataccacaattcaaaagcatcaattctttggtgctcagccttcttcacagtccaactctcacatccatacatgaccacaggaaaaaccatagccttgactagacgaacctttgttggcaaagtaatgtctctgcttttgaatatgctgtctaggttggtcataacttttcttccaaggagtaagcgtcttttaatttcatggctgcagtcaccatctgcagtgattttggagcccagaaaaataaagtttgacactgtttccactgtttccccatctatttcccatgaagtgatgtctTAGCctagtgaagaaaaaaaattaagtcaaaatgagtatatttataaattaaattttttagtttaaaatgtattacttgcacaaattatttcatttactaaattaaattcctttaataaaaaagataaactaaATAACCTTTACGAACAAGCTCTTAACAGAGGGCTTTAGagtgtactccagtattcttgcctgaagaatcccatggagagagggctacggtccatagggtcacaaagagctggacatgaccaaaATGATTGAGCACACGTAGCATGCATATAGGATGGTGTCACTGCCATCAATGTATATAGTTTGCTCATTTGAATGGTGTTTTGagatcacattttatttcttgactttccCCATAATGACAGACAAGCTGTTATCCGAGGAAAGTTACTCACATTATCTCTAGTAAATGAGGTTTTTGAGAAGCAAATATGATGTCAAAGACAagaatatttgtaatatataggGATATATCTAGCAAAtgctgattgctgctgctaagtcacttcagtcgtgtccgactctgtgtgaccccacagacagcagcccaccaggctcccccatccctgggattctccaggcaagaacactggagtgggttgcaatttccttctccaatgcatgaaagtgaaaagtgaaaatgaagtctctcagttgtgtctgaccctcagtgaccccatggactgcagccttccaggctcctccgtccatgggattttccaggcaagagtactggagtgggatgccattgccttcttctaaatgctgattactattattataatCATCAAAATGAAGATTATTCTGGTAAAAATAGTATGTTTCCTTTAAACTTCAATTACTGAGATTCACTTGTAtaaggttatttttttatttaaatttatttattttaattattatgaattattttcagttGCCTACCTTCCTTCACTTAGACCAAGTTGAATTATTGTTACTTTTTACATGTTTTCTTCTTTGGCTCTATAGTCAATTAAGGCTGCTGATTACAAAGACGATGATAAAATTTCATTCCTAAAATCacaattttaattctgaaaaatgGCTCTTAGAAACTCCTACTTGGGGgttttcatgctttttaaaattattttagggaACTCAGAGGTGAAACTTTGGTAGAGAATCTTTCTTGATCACCATTTAAGTAAACCAAATTCTATTCTTTCATACATATTATAACAAAATATTGCATCAGACAttataataaaagaagaaatagtcACTCTTCTTGGCAGGGAAATCACATACTAAgtcattttaaaggaatttaaatgtttttcagtGTTAGCTGAGGACCAGTGTGATAATAGAAGCTGGCATTTATTGGAATGGAAAGGAaaccacaataaaaacaaaaaagtacttCAAAACTATTAGTTTTCAACCATTAATCATCAGTAGTGGTATTTGGGATGAGAGTTTTTTTTCACTCAGAAGAAATGTGAAACATACAAGATAAggactctattttttttaatctatgaaatTCATAGTTGGCATTTGGGGAAATGCATTGATTGGAATAATGAACTGAAGCAACTGGGAAGACACTGGAAAATCAACTTCATTAACCTCATTCTCACTAGCTTACCCATAAGTAGGTTATGTTTCTTAATCTTAGTACTGATTGATTAATATCTACTTTGATGCTCTACGCAGAGCTACATAACACTGATCAAACAgggaaaaataatattcaattttGTGTAATGATCCACCACTTGAGTGTCTTGTTTGACATATGCCTCAGCATCTTCTCTTTCCTGAAGATAGCTACTTTTTCCCATCCTCTTATTCTGTGGTTAAAGTGGCAGCTTTGTAATTTCAAGGCAGACTCAGAAAGTATTTCAATTTCGTTTCCTAAAATGAGAGCTAGATCTCATAGTGCATGGTTTTAGGAATAGAACTCAGTTCCTGGGTGACTAAAAATAGTAGCAATTGTCCAATGTTGCCCACTTATTCAGCTCTCCAATTCCACCCTTTATCCCACATGTAAAATTTACAAATAGATCCTGATTCTGTCTAAAAGTAGTATATAGggtttttgtgctttttaaaaaaaaaagttcaatttttctctttgtaaaaaaaaaaaaaaaaagaaagtttccaaCACTATAGTAGATGTCTGTTTTGCATTACAAATCACCTCAAGATCCTAATGATTATCCTGATAATGTAGAGCATAATTATGATCAAGCTTGATCAAATTATTTAAGCTTTCACTGTGCATCCTCTGCACTGGGTTTCAAAATTTTCCTCACTAACAACAAAAGTTGATGAACACAAATTATGAAGAGGTAGACAGGGGAAATTTTGTAAAACGATGAGTCCTTATTTGCATCTGGCAAATGAGAATTCATATTTTACTTCAAAGTCACTTATGAAGTAATCCATCCCATAGTAGGGCACAAAGTATATGAAGAGAGCTAATTTGAGCTGCTAGGGAATAGCAGTGTTTTTCATCGAGATGTCATTGAGCtcttccaatattattgcctggtgCTTTTCTGCTTGACATTCATCACAGAGTTTGAAAGAAATAAGAACTTCACTGCACAACCAGAAATCAACTTCATAAAGAATTTAAGGTCAGAATATCGAAGGAATCGCAACAGTGACATTAGACTTGGATTTTTTAGACATGATAACTTTAGTATCGAGCATTATTTCCATTCTAATCGTGACAGAATTTGTTCTGGGAAATTTTGTGAATGGTTTCATAGCACTGGTGAACTGCAATGACTGGCTCAGGAAACAAAAGGTCTCCTTAGCTGATGGGATTCTCACTGCTCTGGCAGTCTGCAGAATTGTTTTGCTCTGGACAATATTAATAAATTGGTATGCAACTATGTATAATCCAGCTCTATATAGTTTAAGAATTGTTATCCGTGTTGCCTGGACAGTAAGCAACCATTTTAGTAACTGGCTTGCTACTAGCCtcagtatattttatttgttcaagATAGCTAATTTCTCCAGCCTAATTTTTCTTCACCTGAAGTGGAGAGTTAAAAGTGTAGTTCTCATGATGATGTTGGGGACttcagtgattttgttttttcaagttgCAGTGTTAAGTATAGATGAGACTATTCAGACAAGTGAATATGAAAGAAACATCACTGAGAAGACCAAATTAAGGGACATTTTACACCTTTCAAATATGACCCTGCTCACACTAACAAACTTCATACCCTTCACTATGTCTCTGATATCTTTTCTGCTGCTAATCTTTTTCCTGTGGAAACATCTCAGGAAGATGCAGCTCAACGGCAAAAGATCCCAAGATCCCAGCACCAAGGTCCACATAAAAGCCATGCAAACTGtcatctcctttcttttcctgtttgccACTTACATGCTGACTGTAATTTTAACAATTTGGAATTCTAATGAGCTGCAGAAGGAACTGGTCCAAAGGCTTTTCCAGGCTCTTGCAATCACATATCCTTCAATACACTCATTTATCCTGATTTGGACAAACAGGAAATTAACACAGACCTTTCTGTCATTTCTGTGGCAGCCAAGATGCTGGCTAAAAGTAAAAGGAACTAGGTAGAGACATATATCTTCTTGCAGAAAATTAAAGGATAAAGTctgttacattttatattttcttctgctttttgaaAAAATGTGTTATAATTGAGTAAATATCCAAAGGTTTACCTAGAAAAGTCTTTTACCCAAGCTAATAACAAAaagtgtctttgtgtgtgtttatgaaaGATATAAGAAAGATGATAAAATTGCATTCTTGCATTCTAAGtgacttcattcatgtctgactcattgagaccttgtggactgtagcctgccaggctcctctgtctctggattttccaggcaagaatactggaatgggttgccatttccttctccagggaatctttccaacccacagattgaatcctagtctcctgcgtctcctgaaatggcaagtgggttctttaccattagccccATCTAGGAAGTCCTGATAACAATATTACCATACTGTTAACCAATATATTTCAGATAAGCATTCTAACTGTACAAAATATTATGTGAAATTCTTCAGAATTATGAAGCAATGTGTGTTTCACCTACATATTCTATGTTATCACCTTCTAATTGAAAAATTTATGATCTACAGTTATGAATTTTAAAGAACTGACAACTTAGGAATTCATCGTTATTTTCACTCTAGTACCATGGTGTGTTTAGATTCTATTGTTTGAGCTTCCAATCATTTGGATGGTAATGACCTTCAATTCTAGATCACACATTGAGGATATATAGTTGAGATAGATGTTACTCCATCATCACTTACTTCCATCCATCACTTACTTTATGGTTATTCGAGAGTAATTAGCAACATTGTTAGGAAAAGATGCCCACAATAAAATTCAAGAATAACAATCATATTTAgataaattttacatatttgtaCAATCAACTCTATAAGGAACTATTATATTTAATATGCAGACAAAAAAgcttagaaaaaaatcagttctgtTATATGgatgaataagaaaatattaattatggCTTGTTTTCAGGGCTGGTATATTTCCACATGCACTAAGGAAAGTcactttttacaatttttaactAAGAAGACATGTCGAAATGGAGATCTGATGTCAGATTATTCATTTTCCCCCTAAACCACCTGGGGCTTCCTCTGAAATGCTCATCATCTCTTCCATTTTGCTACCTAAAAATTCCTTTTAACCTTCAGACAAGAAGACACAGATCTTCCCTATCTTAAAAATACATTCCgtttaagaaaagtaaaaaattttgcCATATGATTGAATGGCTTTTCTGCATGTATTAAAGTAGTATCTATGCTGTCTATGTAATAATTATAGGAAATGTCTTCAAGATCTGTTTTATAACAATCTCATGGAAaatgatgaaatagaaaaagtgtgtTGACATGGTATTGATAACAATTTTCACTAGAGGAAAGAAATGTATAATGTTGCTCAACAACTGAATTTACATGTCTACATTAATTCTTAGTTGTAAAATTATAAACACATGATCTAAACTTAAGGTAAGTCATTTCCACAGTGCTTGTTCATTGTGACTTATTAATCCACACTgacttattcattctttttaattatctCTCTGTCCTAGGACAATGTAAACCCTACAATGTGGGAATCATGTCTATCCTGTTTCCTACCCTATCCTTGGACATAAAAAACAGGCTATAGAAGAGTTCATCCAAATGATATTCTAGTCActaaatggatgaataaactaTGAGGGCTGAAAACCAATGAAAATGAAACCAATCACAAACTCTGCAGGTCGCATGGATTTCCTAGTTCTCTTTCCTCACCATTCAGTTGCCTCTACAAAATCTACACAGTCTCAATTCCAGTTTCTGAATTAAACTGAGTAGACAAACTGCTAGGCTCTCATGCATAAAGTGGCTCAAACACAGTGCACATTTCATTTTGCCCTTTGAAGAGGACTGGTATGTCTGAGCGGCCTTCTTTAGGCAGTTGAATAACAGGAATCAGGCCAACCAAGT
It includes:
- the LOC133248763 gene encoding taste receptor type 2 member 31-like; the encoded protein is MGTFHQRISSFSAWLWPNSFNCGNHYSDIRLGCFFSRHDNSTINHFSILGIIQFVLGNFANGFIALVNCIDWVKRQKISSTDVIVTAMAVSRIVLFCVMLIHWYYILLHPALYSLKVRTIFHVAWTISNHYSTWLATSLSIFYLLKIVNFSSLTFLHLKWRVKSIVLMMLLGTSFILVLQVVVISVSGTMQRSEFEGNFTQKTKLRDILWLSHVTLLILGNLTPFTMFLISFLLPIFSLWKHLRKMQLNGKGFQDPCTKVHIKAMQTVISFLLLFAFYFLVLIISIWRPKKLHEEPFLLLFPTVKVIYPSVHSFILIWGNRKLTQAFLLFLWQLGCWLKERK
- the LOC133248947 gene encoding taste receptor type 2 member 31-like yields the protein MITLVSSIISILIVTEFVLGNFVNGFIALVNCNDWLRKQKVSLADGILTALAVCRIVLLWTILINWYATMYNPALYSLRIVIRVAWTVSNHFSNWLATSLSIFYLFKIANFSSLIFLHLKWRVKSVVLMMMLGTSVILFFQVAVLSIDETIQTSEYERNITEKTKLRDILHLSNMTLLTLTNFIPFTMSLISFLLLIFFLWKHLRKMQLNGKRSQDPSTKVHIKAMQTVISFLFLFATYMLTVILTIWNSNELQKELVQRLFQALAITYPSIHSFILIWTNRKLTQTFLSFLWQPRCWLKVKGTR